A genomic window from Variovorax paradoxus includes:
- the mutL gene encoding DNA mismatch repair endonuclease MutL, whose product MSALPTSITPSERRPIRELPDELISQIAAGEVVERPASVVRELLDNALDAGASQITVRLASGGVRLISVEDDGLGIPREELTVALRRHATSKIASLNDLETVGTMGFRGEALAAINAIAELSILSRFTGSDTAFALDGRTGELRPVARSTGTTVEVRELFFATPARRKFLKTDATELAHCIEAVRRHALARPEVGFSVWHDGKLVEQWRAATTREQRLADALSDEFVTQSVAVDREGGPVRVVGRAGIPDAARSRGDQQFFYVNGRFVRDKVLSHAVRSAYEDVLHGQRQPIYALYLEIDPARVDVNVHPTKIEVRFRDGREVHQAVRHAIEDALAAPRAGDAVAPAGAAPQPFFKQTPLPSNASWAQPAINFTSQERGAGDFEAMWPRRSEQPAQHAAESAASSLWPQASAAPATFQAPVGLPVAANADAALATNEQAWPLGRALAQLQGIYILAENSQGLVIVDMHAAHERIVYERLKTQLDGAAISSQPLLIPATFAATPQEVATAEACAEVLPTLGLEITPFSARTLAVRAVPGTLADGDPVELARSVLAELGQHDASTVVQRAQNELLSTMACHGAVRANRKLTIDEMNALLRQMEATERSDQCNHGRPTWRQLSVRELDSLFMRGR is encoded by the coding sequence GTGAGCGCCCTCCCCACTTCCATCACCCCTTCCGAACGCCGCCCGATCCGCGAACTCCCCGACGAACTGATCAGTCAGATCGCCGCCGGTGAAGTCGTCGAGCGCCCCGCCTCGGTGGTGCGGGAGCTGCTGGACAACGCGCTCGACGCGGGCGCCAGCCAGATCACGGTGCGGCTGGCCTCGGGCGGCGTGCGGCTGATCTCCGTGGAAGACGACGGCCTGGGCATTCCCCGCGAGGAACTCACGGTGGCCCTGCGCCGCCACGCAACCAGCAAGATCGCCAGCCTCAACGACCTCGAAACGGTCGGCACGATGGGCTTTCGCGGCGAGGCACTGGCGGCCATCAATGCGATTGCCGAGCTCAGCATTCTTTCGCGCTTCACCGGCTCCGATACGGCCTTCGCGCTCGATGGGCGCACCGGCGAGCTGCGGCCGGTGGCCCGCTCCACCGGCACCACGGTCGAGGTGCGCGAGCTGTTCTTTGCGACGCCCGCGCGCCGCAAGTTTCTGAAGACCGACGCCACCGAACTTGCCCATTGCATCGAGGCGGTGCGCCGCCATGCGCTGGCACGGCCCGAGGTGGGTTTTTCGGTCTGGCACGACGGCAAGCTGGTCGAGCAGTGGCGCGCCGCCACCACGCGCGAGCAGCGACTGGCCGATGCGCTGAGCGACGAGTTCGTGACGCAGAGCGTGGCCGTCGATCGCGAAGGCGGCCCGGTGCGCGTGGTCGGCCGTGCCGGCATCCCCGATGCAGCGCGCTCGCGTGGCGACCAGCAGTTCTTCTACGTCAACGGCCGCTTCGTACGCGACAAGGTGCTGTCGCACGCGGTGCGCAGCGCGTACGAAGACGTGCTGCACGGCCAGCGCCAGCCGATCTACGCGCTGTACCTGGAGATCGATCCGGCACGGGTCGACGTGAACGTGCACCCGACCAAGATCGAGGTGCGCTTTCGCGACGGACGCGAGGTGCATCAGGCGGTGCGCCATGCCATCGAGGATGCGCTGGCGGCCCCGCGTGCCGGCGATGCAGTGGCGCCAGCGGGCGCAGCACCGCAGCCGTTTTTCAAGCAGACCCCGCTGCCGTCGAACGCCAGCTGGGCTCAGCCCGCCATCAATTTCACATCGCAGGAGCGCGGCGCCGGCGATTTCGAGGCAATGTGGCCTCGGCGCAGTGAGCAGCCGGCGCAGCATGCGGCGGAATCGGCCGCATCGTCTCTCTGGCCCCAGGCCAGTGCGGCTCCGGCAACGTTCCAGGCCCCTGTCGGGCTGCCCGTGGCGGCGAACGCCGACGCTGCTCTCGCCACCAACGAACAAGCCTGGCCGCTGGGCCGCGCGCTGGCCCAGCTGCAGGGCATCTACATCCTGGCCGAGAACAGCCAGGGCCTCGTGATCGTCGACATGCATGCGGCGCACGAGCGCATCGTCTACGAGCGGCTCAAGACCCAGCTCGACGGTGCGGCCATCAGCAGCCAGCCGCTGCTGATTCCGGCCACTTTCGCGGCCACGCCGCAGGAAGTGGCCACGGCCGAGGCCTGCGCCGAGGTGCTGCCGACGCTGGGCCTGGAAATAACCCCCTTCTCGGCACGCACGCTCGCGGTGCGTGCCGTGCCCGGAACGCTGGCCGACGGCGATCCGGTGGAGCTGGCACGCAGCGTGCTGGCCGAACTGGGCCAGCACGACGCGAGCACGGTGGTTCAGCGTGCCCAGAACGAATTGCTGTCCACCATGGCCTGCCACGGGGCGGTGCGAGCCAACCGCAAGCTCACCATCGACGAGATGAACGCACTGTTACGTCAGATGGAAGCAACAGAACGTTCGGACCAGTGCAACCACGGCCGGCCGACCTGGCGCCAGCTGTCGGTTCGCGAGCTGGATTCGCTGTTCATGCGCGGCCGATAG
- a CDS encoding alpha/beta hydrolase, which yields MMKRWTLLASVLSLCALLAAGCSTLDEQQREWIFQPSDRSWGNTASMTQGMEDVWIDFQSSLTGEPARLHGLWLGGAPETTDTPVMLYLHGARYNVAGSAPRIQRMHELGFSVLAIDYRGFGKSSKGLPSEESAREDARAAWTWLAARHPKQHRYIFGHSLGGAIGIDLAAHVNDESGTIVESTFTSIADVVSGFKWGWLPFGPFITQRFEAINTVKDIGSPLLVVHGTADSLINPTLGRKLYDAATVPKLFVLVEGGSHHNTNSIGEAQYRAALTQLFRMKPESMVASNGGAANRPQPRLAPPAAALAPQDVRGEVRAPAPAAI from the coding sequence ATGATGAAACGCTGGACCCTCCTCGCGTCTGTCCTCTCGCTTTGTGCCCTGCTGGCAGCCGGTTGCTCGACGCTTGACGAACAGCAACGCGAATGGATCTTCCAGCCCAGCGACCGCAGCTGGGGCAACACCGCCTCCATGACCCAGGGCATGGAAGACGTGTGGATTGATTTCCAGTCTTCCCTCACCGGCGAGCCCGCGCGCCTGCACGGCCTGTGGCTGGGCGGCGCACCCGAGACCACCGACACCCCCGTGATGCTGTACCTGCACGGCGCCCGCTACAACGTGGCCGGCTCGGCGCCGCGCATCCAGCGCATGCACGAGTTGGGCTTCTCGGTGCTGGCCATCGACTACCGCGGCTTCGGGAAGAGCTCCAAGGGCCTGCCCTCGGAGGAATCGGCCCGCGAAGACGCCCGCGCCGCCTGGACCTGGCTGGCCGCGCGCCACCCCAAACAACATCGCTACATCTTCGGCCACTCGCTCGGCGGCGCCATCGGCATCGACCTGGCGGCGCATGTGAACGACGAGAGCGGCACCATCGTCGAGAGCACCTTCACCTCGATCGCCGACGTGGTCAGCGGCTTCAAGTGGGGCTGGCTGCCCTTCGGCCCGTTCATCACGCAGCGATTCGAAGCGATCAACACGGTCAAGGACATTGGCTCGCCGCTGCTGGTGGTGCATGGCACGGCCGACAGCCTCATCAACCCGACGCTGGGCCGCAAGCTGTATGACGCGGCCACCGTGCCCAAGCTGTTCGTGCTGGTCGAGGGCGGCTCCCACCACAACACCAATTCGATCGGCGAGGCGCAGTACCGCGCGGCGCTGACGCAGTTGTTCCGCATGAAGCCGGAGAGCATGGTCGCCAGCAATGGCGGCGCGGCGAACCGGCCGCAGCCACGGCTTGCGCCGCCCGCCGCCGCGCTTGCGCCGCAGGATGTGCGGGGCGAGGTGCGCGCGCCGGCACCGGCCGCTATCTAG
- a CDS encoding xanthine dehydrogenase family protein molybdopterin-binding subunit → MLTNIDYRELPRAMQRLMAQAPTSEAATLPRRSFLKMAGAGGLVLGAFPHLAMAQADGAAQVAGALKPTQQPSAFVQIAPNGEVTVTINRLEFGQGVQTGLPMILAEELDADWALVRSRNGSSDAAYVDPLFGIHLTGGSNSIKNSFTQYRELGARARAMLLSAAAARWKVDAATLRTQAGTVLGPGGRKLGYGELAKAAMALPVPEKVTLKDPKDFRIIGRPTTRLDARAKSSGRQDFGIDVRHPGQLTAVVAHPPVFGARLASVDDSAARAVKGVKAVLRVPLDRGAEGVAVVADGYWPAKLGRDALKLQWDTASVEKVDTEKQLAQYRELAGRPGSRKFDADMAPLATAPRQLEAEFVFPYLAHAPMEPLNCTVKLSNGRAELWVGTQCAGLDAAAAARVLSLKPEQVTVHVQMAGGGFGRRFVGTSDFVVEACEIAKAARAAGFDVPVRLLWSREDDIKGGYYRPMHLHRARIGFDERGRILAWDHVIVGQSITTGTVFGEFQVKDGIDATATEGMRDPYPLPMRLTVHHPQVNVPVLWWRSVGSTHTAFVMETLIDEIARSTKQDPVAYRMQLFADKHPRHRAALQLAVDKSGYGKKQLPDGRAWGVAVHESFDSVVAYVVEASVKDGQPVLHRVTSGVHCNLAVNPRSVEAQVQGAAVMGLSTCLSGGAITLKEGVVQQSNFGDFTVARITNMPEFEIHIVPSADAPTGMGEPGLPPLAPAFANAIARLTGKPLRQLPFNLA, encoded by the coding sequence ATGCTGACCAACATCGACTACCGCGAACTGCCGCGCGCCATGCAGCGCCTGATGGCCCAGGCCCCGACCAGCGAAGCCGCCACGCTGCCCCGTCGCAGCTTCCTGAAGATGGCCGGAGCCGGCGGCCTCGTGCTCGGCGCCTTTCCTCATCTGGCCATGGCGCAGGCCGATGGCGCAGCGCAGGTGGCCGGCGCGCTCAAGCCGACGCAACAGCCGTCGGCCTTCGTGCAGATCGCACCCAACGGCGAAGTCACCGTCACCATCAACCGGTTGGAATTCGGCCAGGGCGTGCAGACCGGCTTGCCGATGATCCTGGCCGAGGAGCTCGATGCGGACTGGGCCCTGGTGCGCAGCCGCAATGGCTCGAGCGACGCGGCCTACGTCGACCCGCTCTTCGGCATCCACCTGACCGGTGGCTCCAACTCGATCAAGAACAGCTTCACGCAGTACCGCGAGCTGGGCGCGCGCGCCCGGGCCATGCTGCTGTCGGCGGCGGCTGCGCGCTGGAAGGTCGACGCGGCCACCTTGCGCACGCAGGCTGGCACGGTGCTGGGCCCGGGCGGGCGCAAGCTGGGCTACGGCGAGCTGGCCAAAGCGGCCATGGCCCTGCCGGTGCCCGAGAAGGTCACGCTGAAGGATCCCAAGGACTTCCGGATCATCGGCCGTCCGACCACGCGCCTGGACGCGCGCGCCAAGAGCAGCGGGCGCCAGGATTTCGGCATCGACGTGCGGCATCCCGGTCAGCTCACGGCGGTCGTGGCTCATCCACCGGTGTTCGGCGCCCGCCTGGCCTCGGTGGACGACAGTGCGGCGCGCGCCGTCAAGGGCGTGAAGGCCGTGCTGCGCGTGCCGCTGGACCGCGGCGCCGAAGGCGTAGCCGTGGTGGCCGATGGCTACTGGCCCGCCAAGCTGGGCCGCGACGCACTGAAGCTGCAGTGGGACACGGCCTCCGTCGAGAAGGTGGACACCGAGAAGCAACTGGCGCAGTACCGCGAGCTGGCCGGGCGCCCGGGCTCACGCAAGTTCGACGCCGACATGGCACCGCTGGCCACGGCGCCCCGGCAACTGGAAGCCGAGTTCGTCTTCCCCTATTTGGCTCATGCGCCCATGGAGCCGCTGAACTGCACCGTCAAGCTGTCGAATGGGCGCGCCGAGCTGTGGGTCGGCACCCAGTGCGCCGGGCTGGACGCTGCCGCCGCCGCGCGCGTGCTGAGCCTCAAGCCCGAGCAGGTGACGGTGCATGTGCAGATGGCGGGCGGTGGCTTCGGCCGGCGTTTCGTGGGCACCAGCGACTTCGTGGTCGAGGCCTGCGAGATCGCCAAGGCCGCGCGTGCCGCCGGCTTCGACGTGCCGGTGCGCCTGCTGTGGAGCCGCGAAGACGACATCAAGGGCGGCTACTACCGCCCCATGCATCTGCACCGCGCACGCATCGGCTTCGACGAGCGCGGCAGGATCCTGGCGTGGGACCACGTCATCGTCGGCCAGTCGATCACCACGGGCACGGTGTTCGGAGAATTTCAGGTGAAGGACGGTATCGACGCCACGGCCACCGAGGGCATGCGCGATCCGTACCCGCTTCCGATGCGCCTGACGGTGCATCACCCCCAGGTCAACGTGCCCGTGCTGTGGTGGCGCAGCGTGGGTTCCACCCACACCGCCTTCGTGATGGAGACCCTGATCGACGAGATCGCCCGCAGCACGAAGCAGGACCCGGTGGCATATCGGATGCAGCTCTTCGCAGACAAGCACCCACGCCACCGCGCCGCGCTGCAACTGGCCGTGGACAAGAGCGGCTACGGCAAGAAGCAGCTGCCCGACGGCCGTGCCTGGGGCGTAGCCGTGCACGAGTCATTCGACTCCGTGGTGGCCTATGTGGTGGAAGCTTCGGTGAAGGACGGCCAGCCGGTGCTGCATCGCGTCACCAGCGGCGTGCACTGCAACCTGGCGGTCAACCCGCGCAGTGTGGAGGCGCAAGTGCAGGGAGCGGCGGTGATGGGACTGTCGACGTGCCTGTCCGGCGGTGCGATCACGTTGAAGGAGGGCGTTGTGCAGCAGAGCAACTTCGGCGATTTCACCGTGGCCCGCATCACCAACATGCCGGAGTTCGAGATCCACATCGTGCCCAGCGCCGATGCACCCACCGGCATGGGCGAGCCCGGCCTGCCGCCATTGGCACCCGCGTTCGCCAACGCCATCGCGCGGCTGACCGGCAAGCCCTTGCGCCAGCTGCCCTTCAATCTGGCTTGA
- a CDS encoding (2Fe-2S)-binding protein, translating into MSALHINGREHTVDVDPGTPILWALRDTLGMTGTKFGCGAALCGACTVHLDDQAIRSCITPISAAEGKKITTIEATTGGSDRVGAAVHTAWVKHDVAQCGYCQSGQIMSATAFLKSLPRGKQPSADEIDSAMVGNICRCGTYARIRAAVADAAKTLA; encoded by the coding sequence ATGAGCGCGCTCCACATCAACGGCCGTGAACACACGGTCGATGTCGACCCCGGCACCCCCATCCTCTGGGCCCTGCGCGACACGCTGGGCATGACCGGCACCAAGTTCGGCTGCGGCGCCGCGTTGTGCGGCGCCTGCACCGTGCATCTGGACGATCAGGCCATCCGTTCGTGCATCACGCCCATCTCCGCCGCCGAGGGCAAGAAGATCACGACCATCGAAGCGACCACCGGCGGCAGCGACCGGGTCGGTGCGGCCGTGCACACCGCATGGGTCAAGCACGACGTGGCGCAGTGCGGCTACTGCCAGAGCGGCCAGATCATGAGCGCGACTGCCTTCCTCAAATCGCTGCCCCGGGGCAAGCAGCCCAGCGCCGACGAGATCGATTCGGCCATGGTCGGCAACATCTGCCGCTGCGGCACCTACGCCCGCATTCGCGCCGCCGTGGCCGATGCGGCCAAGACCCTCGCCTGA
- a CDS encoding c-type cytochrome codes for MTNDSIATVQRSFTASLVVALGIGVSVVAWPARAVASQALAQKYACVACHQATAKVVGPSWKDIGARYGEGKGTAAQLAASIKAGSSGKWGAMPMPPQTQIPDADVQSLAQWLLDGAK; via the coding sequence ATGACCAACGACAGCATCGCAACCGTCCAGCGTTCCTTTACCGCTTCCCTCGTCGTAGCGCTGGGTATTGGCGTGAGCGTCGTTGCATGGCCGGCACGCGCAGTGGCCAGCCAGGCGCTGGCGCAGAAGTACGCGTGCGTCGCATGCCACCAGGCCACGGCCAAAGTGGTAGGCCCATCGTGGAAAGACATTGGGGCGAGGTACGGCGAAGGAAAGGGAACGGCCGCTCAGCTGGCTGCAAGCATCAAGGCCGGCAGCTCGGGAAAGTGGGGCGCGATGCCGATGCCGCCGCAAACCCAGATCCCCGATGCCGACGTGCAGTCGCTCGCGCAATGGCTGCTCGACGGCGCCAAGTGA
- a CDS encoding SDR family oxidoreductase, giving the protein MTDKKIWFITGAGRGLGVDIAKAALAAGHAVVATGRDPAKVAAAIGDHADLLSVKLDVTRLDDAKAAVEVAIAKFGRIDVLVNNAGNFYAGFFEELSPEQVRNQIETLLFGPMNVTRAVLPMMRKQRSGLVLTISSTAGIAGGMFCTAYAAAKFGVEGWMESLAPELAPFGIRTMLVEPGFFRTELLTAGSTTFAEPNIDDYAERTRETVAAWSSMSGKQGGDPAKLADAIVRLAALEEPPARFAAGADAVQTFEAKANALLAQAGAHRDLSTSLAYDDRKQQ; this is encoded by the coding sequence ATGACTGACAAGAAAATCTGGTTCATCACCGGCGCGGGCCGGGGCTTGGGCGTCGACATCGCCAAGGCCGCCTTGGCCGCAGGCCACGCCGTTGTGGCCACTGGCCGTGACCCTGCGAAGGTGGCTGCGGCCATCGGCGACCATGCAGACCTGTTGAGCGTCAAGCTCGACGTCACCCGCCTCGACGACGCCAAGGCCGCGGTGGAAGTCGCCATTGCGAAGTTCGGGCGCATCGACGTGCTGGTCAACAACGCGGGCAACTTCTACGCCGGCTTCTTCGAGGAGCTGAGCCCAGAGCAGGTCCGCAACCAGATCGAGACGCTGCTGTTCGGCCCGATGAACGTCACCCGCGCCGTGCTGCCGATGATGCGCAAGCAGCGCTCGGGTCTGGTGCTCACCATCTCTTCGACTGCGGGGATTGCCGGCGGAATGTTCTGCACTGCCTATGCCGCGGCAAAGTTTGGCGTCGAAGGATGGATGGAGTCGCTTGCCCCTGAGCTTGCTCCCTTCGGCATACGCACCATGCTGGTAGAGCCAGGCTTCTTCCGCACCGAGCTGCTCACCGCCGGTTCGACCACTTTCGCCGAGCCGAACATCGACGACTACGCCGAGCGCACCAGGGAAACCGTTGCAGCCTGGAGCAGCATGAGCGGCAAGCAGGGCGGCGACCCCGCCAAGCTCGCAGACGCCATCGTGCGGCTTGCCGCGCTCGAAGAGCCGCCGGCCCGGTTCGCCGCAGGTGCCGATGCCGTGCAGACCTTCGAAGCCAAGGCCAACGCGCTGCTTGCACAGGCTGGCGCGCATCGCGACTTGTCCACGTCTCTTGCCTACGACGACCGGAAACAGCAATGA
- a CDS encoding AraC family transcriptional regulator: MEAPQLTQQSESAVLSGLAKAVGSVVKNDGDFITAIPELSLHRRSAATEPVHCIYGFGVGITVSGKKRVALGEEVFDYAAGQSLLTTVDLPVVAHVTQASAAQPFLGLMLKLDSRAIVQAAAEMALPQPTKDYSYRAMSLGDLDPTLLGTVTRLVELLAEPRLIPQIAPLLQQEIAVRLLAGRHGQQLQRLVAVGSPGQQVTQSMAWLKMNFTQPVLADDLAASVHMSPSTFRQHFRAVAGMSPMQYLKQLRLQEARQLMLNQGIDAGTAGVRVGYESASQFSREYARLFGAPPLRDIKRMRETT, translated from the coding sequence ATGGAAGCGCCGCAGCTGACGCAGCAAAGCGAATCGGCCGTCCTGAGCGGCTTGGCCAAAGCGGTCGGAAGCGTTGTCAAAAATGACGGCGACTTCATCACCGCCATTCCCGAACTCTCGCTCCACCGTCGCAGCGCCGCGACCGAGCCTGTTCATTGCATCTATGGCTTTGGCGTGGGGATCACTGTCAGCGGGAAGAAGCGGGTTGCGCTCGGCGAAGAGGTTTTTGACTATGCCGCGGGGCAATCGCTGCTGACGACGGTTGACCTCCCCGTCGTGGCACATGTCACCCAGGCCAGCGCCGCGCAGCCATTTCTGGGCCTCATGCTCAAGCTCGACTCGCGCGCTATCGTGCAGGCAGCTGCCGAGATGGCGTTGCCCCAACCGACAAAGGACTACAGCTATCGAGCCATGTCGCTCGGCGATCTCGATCCGACACTGCTTGGCACAGTGACGCGGCTCGTCGAGCTGCTTGCCGAGCCCAGGCTGATTCCCCAGATCGCTCCGCTGCTTCAACAGGAAATCGCCGTTCGCCTGCTCGCCGGGCGCCACGGCCAGCAGTTGCAGCGCCTCGTGGCAGTCGGCTCTCCAGGCCAGCAGGTGACGCAGAGCATGGCCTGGCTCAAGATGAATTTCACGCAGCCTGTGCTGGCGGACGATCTGGCCGCTTCCGTGCACATGAGTCCATCGACGTTCCGGCAGCACTTCCGTGCCGTGGCGGGCATGAGCCCCATGCAATACCTGAAGCAGCTGCGCCTGCAAGAGGCCCGGCAACTGATGCTGAACCAGGGCATCGATGCCGGCACCGCAGGAGTGCGCGTGGGATATGAAAGCGCCTCGCAGTTCAGCCGCGAATACGCCCGCCTGTTCGGGGCGCCACCGCTGCGCGACATCAAGCGGATGCGGGAAACGACCTGA
- the miaA gene encoding tRNA (adenosine(37)-N6)-dimethylallyltransferase MiaA — MFPSSAPAAEAAPPASPAAARSGPPRYVALAGPTASGKTAAALALARLQPVEIISVDSALVYRGMDIGTAKPTAAEQAAAPHHLIDILDARDSYSAAAFVADATRLIGEIRARGALPLLVGGTMLYFKALFDGIDAMPAADAAVRARIDADAATLGWPAMHARLALVDPVTAARLAPQDSQRIQRALEVWESSGQPLSSFHASDNKTASAVEGGVLFSLEPTDRAWLHARIAERFDAMLAAGFLDEVRALRARGDLSTDLPSMRCVGYRQAWETLDACGDAAPDARAIAGLRERGIAATRQLAKRQITWLRSMPKRTVIACDAPDAAQTAVQLIAKTTQLG, encoded by the coding sequence ATGTTTCCCAGCTCCGCACCGGCCGCCGAGGCCGCTCCCCCGGCATCGCCCGCCGCTGCGCGTTCCGGTCCGCCGCGCTATGTGGCGCTCGCCGGCCCCACCGCTTCAGGCAAGACGGCTGCCGCATTGGCGCTGGCGCGGCTGCAGCCGGTCGAAATCATCAGTGTCGATTCAGCGCTGGTTTACCGCGGCATGGACATCGGCACCGCCAAGCCCACGGCCGCCGAGCAGGCTGCCGCGCCGCATCACCTGATCGACATCCTCGATGCGCGCGACAGCTACAGCGCAGCCGCCTTCGTGGCCGACGCCACGCGGCTCATCGGCGAGATTCGCGCGCGTGGCGCGCTGCCGCTGCTGGTGGGCGGCACCATGCTGTATTTCAAGGCCCTGTTCGACGGCATCGACGCCATGCCCGCAGCCGACGCCGCGGTGCGCGCGCGCATCGATGCCGATGCCGCCACGCTCGGCTGGCCCGCCATGCATGCGCGGCTTGCGCTGGTCGACCCGGTCACGGCCGCGCGGCTGGCACCGCAGGACAGCCAGCGCATCCAGCGCGCGCTCGAAGTGTGGGAAAGCAGCGGCCAGCCGCTGTCGAGCTTTCATGCGAGCGACAACAAGACTGCCAGCGCGGTCGAAGGCGGCGTGCTGTTCTCGCTCGAACCGACCGACCGCGCCTGGCTGCACGCGCGCATTGCCGAGCGCTTCGATGCGATGCTGGCAGCCGGCTTCCTCGACGAGGTGCGCGCCCTGCGCGCGCGCGGCGACCTGTCGACCGACCTTCCCTCGATGCGCTGCGTCGGCTACCGGCAGGCATGGGAAACACTCGATGCCTGCGGCGACGCCGCGCCCGACGCCCGGGCCATCGCCGGCCTGCGCGAACGCGGCATCGCCGCCACGCGCCAGCTTGCCAAGCGGCAGATCACCTGGCTGCGCAGCATGCCGAAGCGCACCGTGATCGCCTGCGACGCCCCCGACGCGGCGCAGACCGCCGTTCAACTGATCGCCAAGACCACTCAACTCGGATGA
- a CDS encoding ABC transporter ATP-binding protein, producing the protein MTLRISNLGKHYGDAPVFENVTLGVEPGEFVAIVGESGVGKSTLLNCMAGLDSWDQGTVTHDGTDIGALDGEACALWRRRHVGFVFQAFHVLPHLDVAQNVSLPLMLLGQQKDNDGRVAHMLEAVGLPGMGARLPQTLSGGQLQRVAIARALVHRPALLLADEPTGNLDPTTAAKVMELLIGQTREHGASLVLVTHSESAAARADRLLHLTASGIRA; encoded by the coding sequence ATGACGCTGCGCATTTCCAACCTCGGCAAGCACTACGGTGATGCGCCTGTCTTCGAGAATGTGACGCTCGGCGTCGAGCCCGGCGAATTCGTCGCCATCGTGGGCGAATCGGGCGTGGGCAAGTCGACGCTGCTCAACTGCATGGCCGGCCTCGACAGCTGGGACCAGGGCACGGTGACGCACGACGGCACCGACATCGGCGCGCTCGACGGCGAAGCCTGCGCGCTCTGGCGGCGGCGCCACGTGGGCTTTGTGTTCCAGGCCTTCCATGTGCTGCCGCACCTCGACGTGGCGCAGAACGTGTCGCTGCCGTTGATGCTGCTGGGCCAGCAGAAGGACAACGATGGCCGCGTCGCCCACATGCTCGAAGCGGTGGGCCTGCCCGGCATGGGCGCGCGGCTGCCGCAGACGCTGTCGGGCGGCCAGTTGCAGCGCGTGGCGATTGCGCGTGCGCTGGTGCACCGCCCCGCCCTGCTGCTGGCCGACGAGCCCACGGGCAACCTCGACCCGACCACTGCAGCGAAGGTGATGGAGCTGCTGATCGGCCAGACCCGCGAGCACGGCGCGTCGCTGGTGCTGGTGACGCACTCGGAGAGCGCGGCCGCCCGGGCGGATCGCCTGCTGCACCTGACGGCCAGCGGCATCCGCGCCTGA
- a CDS encoding threo-3-hydroxy-L-aspartate ammonia-lyase: protein MQLPTYDDVIAAAARLEGHAHRTPVLRSTTANERWGAEFFFKCENFQRMGAFKFRGAFNALSKFDATQRKGGVIAFSSGNHAQAIALSARLLAMPAVIVMPKDAPAAKVAATKGYGAEVVMYDRFTEDREALTKKLAQERGMTMIPPYDHPDVLTGQGTAVKELIEETGPLDHLFVCLGGGGLLSGSALSARALAPDCKVYGVEPEAGNDGQQSFRAGKIVHIETPKTIADGAQTQHLGEYTFGIIRRDVDDIFTVTDEQLVDAMRFFAERMKMVVEPTGCLAFAGAIAAGKAIAGKRVGIVISGGNVDLSRYAALLSA, encoded by the coding sequence ATGCAACTACCTACCTACGACGACGTCATCGCCGCGGCCGCGCGGCTCGAAGGCCATGCCCACCGCACGCCGGTGCTGCGCTCCACCACCGCCAACGAGCGCTGGGGCGCCGAGTTCTTCTTCAAGTGCGAGAACTTCCAGCGCATGGGCGCGTTCAAGTTTCGCGGTGCGTTCAATGCGCTGTCGAAGTTCGACGCCACGCAGCGCAAGGGCGGCGTGATCGCGTTCTCGTCGGGCAACCATGCGCAGGCCATCGCGCTGTCGGCGCGCCTGCTGGCGATGCCCGCCGTGATCGTCATGCCGAAAGACGCACCGGCCGCCAAGGTCGCCGCCACCAAGGGCTACGGCGCCGAAGTGGTGATGTACGACCGCTTCACCGAAGACCGTGAGGCGCTCACCAAGAAGCTGGCGCAGGAGCGCGGCATGACGATGATCCCGCCCTACGACCATCCCGACGTGCTGACGGGGCAGGGCACGGCGGTGAAGGAACTGATCGAGGAAACCGGCCCGCTCGACCATCTTTTCGTGTGCCTGGGCGGCGGCGGGCTGCTGTCGGGTTCGGCGCTGTCGGCGCGTGCGCTGGCGCCTGATTGCAAGGTCTACGGCGTGGAACCCGAGGCGGGCAACGACGGCCAGCAGTCGTTTCGCGCGGGGAAGATCGTGCACATCGAAACGCCCAAGACCATTGCCGACGGTGCGCAGACGCAGCACCTGGGCGAGTACACCTTCGGCATCATCCGCCGCGACGTGGATGACATCTTCACTGTTACCGACGAGCAACTCGTCGATGCGATGCGCTTCTTTGCCGAGCGCATGAAGATGGTGGTGGAGCCGACCGGCTGCCTTGCCTTTGCGGGCGCCATCGCGGCGGGCAAGGCGATTGCCGGCAAGCGCGTGGGCATCGTGATCAGCGGCGGCAACGTCGACCTGTCGCGCTACGCGGCGCTCCTGTCGGCGTAA